In Topomyia yanbarensis strain Yona2022 chromosome 2, ASM3024719v1, whole genome shotgun sequence, one DNA window encodes the following:
- the LOC131685278 gene encoding protein takeout-like, which produces MKLPAVVLVAILNFAIGLAELGSSLPKVCSRSDPELGKCITEVIHGLRSNLASANIGDGSKVPTLDPYQIKWMHIENNSGFNLKLTNATIDGISGYKVRNLRENLSQNRFDFLLDIPAVLGKGKYDLKMNILFVPVNGKGNFNMTLANIVADMKSKYFLEEKDGKMLVKFSPLETKLRFDKGHFYLENLGQFANNAINANPSLLLDHIKPGIEAHLMNSLTKMANAVVDGAEEHEILLP; this is translated from the exons ATGAAGCTTCCCGCGGTAGTTCTCGTCGCGATCCTTAATTTCGCCATTGGATTGGCCGAGCTTG GTTCAAGCTTGCCCAAGGTTTGTTCCAGAAGTGACCCCGAGTTGGGGAAGTGCATCACTGAAGTAATTCACGGTCTTCGATCGAATTTGGCCTCAGCGAACATTGGTGATGGGTCGAAAGTGCCGACCTTGGACCCGTACCAGATCAAGTGGATGCACATCGAAAACAATTCCGGATTCAATCTCAAGCTGACGAATGCGACGATCGACGGCATCAGTGGTTACAAGGTTCGCAATCTGCG CGAAAACCTATCGCAAAACAGATTCGATTTTCTTTTGGATATACCAGCAGTGCTGGGCAAAGGAAAGTATGATTTGAAAATGAACATCTTGTTCGTTCCGGTGAATGGCAAGGGGAATTTCAACATGACACTCG CTAACATTGTTGCTGATATGAAGTCAAAATACTTCCTGGAGGAGAAGGATGGCAAAATGCTTGTTAAATTTAGTCCACTCGAAACCAAACTGCGGTTCGATAAGGGACACTTTTATCTGGAAAATCTGGGCCAGTTCGCAAACAATGCCATCAATGCCAATCCGTCGCTGCTGTTGGATCATATCAAACCGGGCATTGAGGCACATTTGATGAACTCGCTGACGAAAATGGCCAACGCCGTTGTCGACGGGGCGGAGGAGCATGAAATTCTTTTGCCGTGA